In Elusimicrobiota bacterium, the DNA window ATTGGCGAGGTAGAAGGGGTATGGGAACAGTTAATTCAAGATCATACGCAGGGGGGACTTCAAAAATACTATCATTGTCCAAACCCGTCCTTAGAAAGGCATATCGAAAAAGAACATAAACGGAGTAAGAGATTTTTAAATGTTCAATCAATAATGACCACTAAAGGATGTCCGTATAGATGTTCTTTTTGTACCGTTTCAGATATTTATGGAGAAAAGATTCGCCACGTACCAATTGAAAATGTTATTAAAGATATAGAAAAGATGAAGGTGAATAGTAATTATTTTATGATTCTAGATGATAATGTAATTGGAGATATTAATTATGCAAGGCAATTATTTAAAGCAATTAGTCCTTACAAGATAAAATGGGTAGGGCAGTCTAGCATTTCAATAGCTTATGATAGTGAGTTATTGAAACTTGCAAAAGAAAGTGGCTGCTTAGCTCTCTTTATTGGAATTGAGAGTATTTCAAAAGGGCAGATGGAATCATTAAAGAAATCTCCGAAAGATATGGCGAAAATCGAAGAATGCATAAAGAAAATAAAAGATAGGGGAATTTTCTTTTATCCTTCATTTGTTTTTGGATTTGATACCGATACAAAAGCGATATTTGAAGAAACATATGAATTTGTTCTAAAAAATAATATAAATATAGCTGCATATCTTGTTTTAACGCCGCATCCCGGAACAAAGATATTTGAGCAATTTAAGAATGAAAGAAGATTGTTAACAGTGAATTGGAAATATTATGATCATAATACAGTAGTTTTCAAACCAAAAAATATGACACCCTATGAGCTTCAGGAAGGATATCAAAGGTTTTATAAAGAAGTTAC includes these proteins:
- a CDS encoding radical SAM protein, which produces IGEVEGVWEQLIQDHTQGGLQKYYHCPNPSLERHIEKEHKRSKRFLNVQSIMTTKGCPYRCSFCTVSDIYGEKIRHVPIENVIKDIEKMKVNSNYFMILDDNVIGDINYARQLFKAISPYKIKWVGQSSISIAYDSELLKLAKESGCLALFIGIESISKGQMESLKKSPKDMAKIEECIKKIKDRGIFFYPSFVFGFDTDTKAIFEETYEFVLKNNINIAAYLVLTPHPGTKIFEQFKNERRLLTVNWKYYDHNTVVFKPKNMTPYELQEGYQRFYKEVTKIPLMLQRCGENIKNPIKALGILLWHLSNRKWLKEKGQDKLERIKTGKFDQPYCSTLSLGV